In Planktothrix serta PCC 8927, a single genomic region encodes these proteins:
- a CDS encoding four helix bundle protein, translating to MSDEGLCQKSLVYDKAYKFAIRVVNAYKYLTQNKQEWVLSKQLIRSGTSISDQLPVISYQCNNWLIP from the coding sequence ATGAGTGATGAAGGATTATGTCAAAAAAGCTTGGTTTATGATAAAGCTTATAAATTTGCAATTCGGGTTGTTAATGCTTATAAATATCTGACTCAAAATAAGCAGGAGTGGGTTTTGTCTAAGCAGTTAATTAGAAGTGGTACATCAATCAGTGATCAGTTACCAGTTATCAGTTATCAGTGCAATAATTGGCTAATTCCTTAA